The Acidobacteriaceae bacterium nucleotide sequence GCTGGGCAGCGAGCTAACGATGCACTACGGCCTTCTGCCGCGTGCGAACCGCGGCATCTTCGCGATCAATGAAGTGCCCGATCTCGCCGGCAAGATTCAGGTTTCGCTCTTCAACATCATGCAGGAAGGCGACGTCCAGATTAAGGGCTACCCGGTTCGCCTGGAGCTTGATGTGGCGATCGTGTTCTCCGCCAACCCGGAGGATTACACGGCGCGCGGCAAGATTGTGACGCCGCTGAAGGACCGTATCGGCTCGGAGATCCGCACGCACTATCCTGAGTCGCTCGATGAGGCGATCTCGATCACCGAGCAGGAGGCGTGGACGGCACGCACCTATGCGCCGGGCGAAGAGGCGATCTCGAACATCGAGATTCCGTTCTACATCCGCCAGATCGTGGAAGGCATTGCGTTCTCCGCACGCGACGACAAGAAGGTCGACAAGCGGTCGGGTGTTTCGCAGCGTCTACCAATCTCTGTGATGGAGCTGGTGGTGTCGAATGCGGAGCGCCGTGCGCTGCTGCATGGCGAGTCGCTGGTGGTGCCGCGAGTGGGCGACATCTTCGCTGCGCTGCCGGGCATTACGGGCAAGATCGAGTTGGAGTACGAAGGCGAGATGAAGGGCGCGGATCAGGTGATCCGAGATATCATCCGCCAGTCTGTCGCGGCGACGTATGACAGCTACTTCACGGACATGAACACGCAGCAGATTGAGCAGTGGTTCAACCTGGGTGGGCAAATCGAGTTGAACGACAAGCAGTCTGCAGCTTCGGTGCATAAGTCGATGCAGGAGATTCAGGGGCTGTTCGATAAGCTGGGTCCGCTGAAGCTGAAGCAGCGTTCGCCGAGCGAACACCTTGTGTCCGCTGCGGAGTTCCTACTGGAAGGGCTGACGGCGCACAAGAAGATTTCGCGCTCGGAGGGCCGTACGTTTACAGCGGGCGAGAAGAAGCGTCGGAACGAGGATGCGTCGCAAGCTGCAGAGCGGCTGCGCGAACGCGAGCAGGAGAAGGCGTTCAACCGGACGCGCCGGGGCTTCAACTAGACCGTTTCCACCACGGAACAAAAACGCAAAGAGGCGGCCCAGGGCTGCCTCTTTTGCGTTTCAAGATGCTCTATTTCCAGACGACGATCAAAAGAGAGCTTCGACAGAATCTTTACATTCCTCTCGCGGACAAGTGTTGTTTTGCAGGCGTATATTCGTGGCGCACGCCGGGAAACGAGCCGGTTTCGCGACGCGCATACGTTTGGCAAAGGAGCACGTCAGCATCATGGCAACCGCATCGATTCCCTCCCCCGCACAAAGCATTCCCGGACTTCGCGAGCGCTACGACAACTACATCGGTGGTCGTTGGGCTGCGCCAAAAGCTGGTCGGTACTTCGATAACGTCACGCCGGTCACCGGCGAAGTTCTCTGCCAGATTGCACGCTCCGACGCGCAGGACATAGAACTGGCACTGGATGCAGCCCACGCCGCCGCACCCGCATGGGGACGCACCTCTGTCGCAGACCGTGCGCGTACGCTGGAGCGGATCGCCCAGCGCATGGAAGACAATCTAGAGCTGATTGCGACCGTCGAAACCTGGGACAATGGCAAGCCGATTCGCGAGACGATGGCGGCCGATATCCCGCTAGCGATTGACCACTTCCGCTATTTCGCGGGCTGCATTCGCGCACAGGAAGGCGGCATCTCCGAGATCGACAACGATACGGTCGCGTATCACTTCCATGAACCGCTGGGCGTGGTCGGCCAGATCATTCCGTGGAACTTTCCGATTCTGATGGCGACGTGGAAGCTTGCACCTGCGCTGGCTGCAGGCAACGCCGTTGTGCTGAAGCCAGCAGAGCAGACGCCGCTTTCGATCCTTGTGCTGATGGGGCTGATTGAAGACATTCTGCCTGCGGGAGTGCTGAACATTGTGAACGGTTTTGGCCTGGAAGCAGGCAAGCCGCTCGCCTCCAATCCGCGCATTCGCAAGATCGCATTCACCGGCGAAACGACGACGGGCAGACTGATCATGCAGTATGCCTCGCAGAACATTATCCCCGTAACGCTGGAGCTTGGCGGCAAAAGCCCGAACATCTTCTTCGCCGACGTGTTGAATGAAGATGATGCGTTCTTCGACAAAGCGCTTGAAGGCTTTGCGATGTTTGCGTTGAACCAGGGCGAAGTTTGCACCTGCCCTTCGCGTGCGCTGATTCAGCAGTCTGTTTATGAGCGTTTTATGGAGCGGGCGATCAAACGCGTCGAAGCAATCAAGCAGGGATCGCCGCTGGACAAGGTCACGATGATTGGTGCGCAGGCATCTTCAGAGCAGATGGAGAAGATTCTTTCTTACATCGATATCGGCAAGCAGGAGGGTGCGAAGGTGCTGACCGGCGGCGCACGCAATGTGCTGGAAGGCCAATTGGCAAAGGGCTTTTATGTGCAACCGACGATCTTTGAAGGCAACAACAAGATGCGCGTCTTCCAGGAAGAGATCTTTGGGCCGGTGGTTTCGGTGACGACGTTCAAGGATGAAGAGGAAGCACTCGCGATTGCCAACGACACGCTCTATGGGCTGGGTGCAGGTGTGTGGACGCGCGACATCAACCGCGCGTATCGCTTCGGTCATGAGATTCAGGCCGGTCGCGTATGGACGAACTGTTATCACGCCTACCCTGCGCACGCAGCGTTTGGCGGATATAAGCAGTCGGGCATCGGGCGTGAAAACCACAAGATGATGCTCGAGCATTATCAGCAGACGAAGAACATGCTCGTCAGCTATAGCCCGAACAAGCTCGGCTTCTTCTAGAGCGCAACGCAGGACAGGGCTGGAGGAGCCGAGTGCGTCTCCAGCCCCCAACGTTAAAGGTCAAAGCTTATGAGCGATTGCGCGATTGAGGTTCCGATTCAAGTGCAGATGACGCCTGCTGCGAGTGCACTGCTGCGCAAACTCATCACGCAACATGGGCCTGTGCTGTTTCATCAGTCAGGCGGATGCTGCGATGGCTCTTCGCCGATGTGCTATCCGCGGCAAGAGTTTCTTGTGGGCGATCACGATGTGCTGCTAGGCACACTGGAGGAAGGCACTCCGTTCTATATCTCCGCGCCGCAGTTTGAGTACTGGAAGCATACGCAGCTTACCGTCGATGTTGTGCCGGGGCGCGGAGGAATGTTCTCGCTGGAGAACCCGGAGGAGTTGCGCTTCCTGATTCGCTCGCGAGTGTTTCGCGAGGAAGAGATTGCAGCACTGCGCAACGCCGGGCGAATCTAACGTACGAGGAGTATGCTGATCGACAACATGCGAATCGCTGCTCTCCTCGCCACTCTAGCCGTTACCGCTTCCACCGCCCACGCGATCAATAGCAAGGCCTCCCTTGTCGACGTGGCGAAGCAGCCTGCAGTGCTTGCACGTCATGCAGAGCTTGCGCCCGTGCTGGCCAAGCTTTATCACTGCTCGGCGACGTCGCTGATTCCTTCGCCGATTGGCCGTATGGAGATTCCGCATCACTATCTGAACGGATCGAGCGGCCCGACGAACCCCGCGGAGCATGCAGCTACTGAGACTTACATCCACTTTGAATCGCGCGTAACCGCAGGGATGAATCGCTACCTCGCCACCGGCGATCAAGCCGAGGCCAACTGCGCGCTGGAGCAACTGGATGCCTGGGCCAAAGGCGATGCACTGCTGAATTACGATCCGACGGACAGCTCGCAGGCCTGGTACCAGAGCGAGTGGACATTGGCTTCAGTAGGCGTTGCGATGACCGTGCTCGTGAACGATCCGAAGCTCGATCCAGCTGCGGTGCAACGGGTGACTGCGTGGCTTGATAAAGCGACGAATAAGCTGGTCAGCTTTGAGCGTCCGGGCAAGGACAACAACAATCACCATTACTGGCGCGGACAGGCTGCGATGAGCGTAGGCATTGTGGCCAAGGACAAGAAGCTTTATGACTTTGGTGTGACCACCTACAAGCAGGCTGTTGCTGATATCGACGAACGTGGCGCGTTCCCGAAGGAGATGGCGCGGCATGAGAACGCGATCCACTATCAGGCGTTCGCACTGCAACCGCTGATGATTATTGCTCAGCTTGCCAGCCGACAGGGTGACGACCTCTTCACCTACTCCGCGAATGGACGCAGCATTCGCGACGCCGTAGTTTTCCTCGGCAAGGCAGTCGATGATCCTTCGCTGGTGAAGCCTTATACGAGCGATCCGCAGAAGATGGGCTTCAGGAACGGCGACCTTGCTGTGATGGCGTTTTACGTGACGCGGTTTGGTACGCAAGGCTTGTCCACGGCCATCGTCAAGGCTGCGGCCGAACCCTCGTTCACCTCCCGCAGCGGCGGCGACATGCTGCTTTTCACCACCAAATAGAAGGCACGGACAGGCTGGAAATTATTTACATTGAATCCGTAAATAAAAGCTAATA carries:
- a CDS encoding DUF779 domain-containing protein, with the translated sequence MSDCAIEVPIQVQMTPAASALLRKLITQHGPVLFHQSGGCCDGSSPMCYPRQEFLVGDHDVLLGTLEEGTPFYISAPQFEYWKHTQLTVDVVPGRGGMFSLENPEELRFLIRSRVFREEEIAALRNAGRI
- a CDS encoding aldehyde dehydrogenase family protein, giving the protein MATASIPSPAQSIPGLRERYDNYIGGRWAAPKAGRYFDNVTPVTGEVLCQIARSDAQDIELALDAAHAAAPAWGRTSVADRARTLERIAQRMEDNLELIATVETWDNGKPIRETMAADIPLAIDHFRYFAGCIRAQEGGISEIDNDTVAYHFHEPLGVVGQIIPWNFPILMATWKLAPALAAGNAVVLKPAEQTPLSILVLMGLIEDILPAGVLNIVNGFGLEAGKPLASNPRIRKIAFTGETTTGRLIMQYASQNIIPVTLELGGKSPNIFFADVLNEDDAFFDKALEGFAMFALNQGEVCTCPSRALIQQSVYERFMERAIKRVEAIKQGSPLDKVTMIGAQASSEQMEKILSYIDIGKQEGAKVLTGGARNVLEGQLAKGFYVQPTIFEGNNKMRVFQEEIFGPVVSVTTFKDEEEALAIANDTLYGLGAGVWTRDINRAYRFGHEIQAGRVWTNCYHAYPAHAAFGGYKQSGIGRENHKMMLEHYQQTKNMLVSYSPNKLGFF
- a CDS encoding alginate lyase family protein — its product is MLIDNMRIAALLATLAVTASTAHAINSKASLVDVAKQPAVLARHAELAPVLAKLYHCSATSLIPSPIGRMEIPHHYLNGSSGPTNPAEHAATETYIHFESRVTAGMNRYLATGDQAEANCALEQLDAWAKGDALLNYDPTDSSQAWYQSEWTLASVGVAMTVLVNDPKLDPAAVQRVTAWLDKATNKLVSFERPGKDNNNHHYWRGQAAMSVGIVAKDKKLYDFGVTTYKQAVADIDERGAFPKEMARHENAIHYQAFALQPLMIIAQLASRQGDDLFTYSANGRSIRDAVVFLGKAVDDPSLVKPYTSDPQKMGFRNGDLAVMAFYVTRFGTQGLSTAIVKAAAEPSFTSRSGGDMLLFTTK
- a CDS encoding sigma 54-interacting transcriptional regulator, yielding MSQTAFPSTLGQLKLDPRFTPERVNRSVKDELRDNLIVRLRETAPGGKKAGESLFPGIVGYDDTVVPQVVNALLSRHNFILLGLRGQAKSRILRSLTTLLDAQVPYVAGSELRDNPYQPLSKFSRDLIASLGDDTPIAWMTPNDRYIEKLATPDVTVADLIGDVDPIKAARSGHELGSELTMHYGLLPRANRGIFAINEVPDLAGKIQVSLFNIMQEGDVQIKGYPVRLELDVAIVFSANPEDYTARGKIVTPLKDRIGSEIRTHYPESLDEAISITEQEAWTARTYAPGEEAISNIEIPFYIRQIVEGIAFSARDDKKVDKRSGVSQRLPISVMELVVSNAERRALLHGESLVVPRVGDIFAALPGITGKIELEYEGEMKGADQVIRDIIRQSVAATYDSYFTDMNTQQIEQWFNLGGQIELNDKQSAASVHKSMQEIQGLFDKLGPLKLKQRSPSEHLVSAAEFLLEGLTAHKKISRSEGRTFTAGEKKRRNEDASQAAERLREREQEKAFNRTRRGFN